The Ammospiza caudacuta isolate bAmmCau1 chromosome 18, bAmmCau1.pri, whole genome shotgun sequence region TAAAATTCTGGACAAGACAGTGCAAGAGGCCAATCCATCAGttgccctggagctgggaacgTACTGTGGCTACTCTGCCGTGAGGATTTCTCGGCTACTGAAGGCAGGAGCTCGTCTGCTCACTGTGGAGTTCAACCCAGAATTTGCTGCTATAGCTAAACAGATGATTGAGTTTGCTGGAGTACAAGATAAGGTAAATACCATTTGTCTGTAACCACTACAGCAAAACTGGTGAGATTTTGTTTTTGGTCtggtttttttatcttttaccCATGGACCTTATAAATTTAACCAGCTCCATGCTTAGTTACAGTGCCTGACCTCTCCCAGCAGGACTTCACTACCTTGCTTTCCAAAAGCCAGAATACTGGGTTTCTCAATATAAACTAAAAGGTTCAAATTGGTGTCAAGACTAACTACAAAAAACTGAACCATAGTCCAAGTTGTTACAAAAGGTCACAGGAATCAGTTGTATTACGTGCAATGGACTTCAAATGAGAAGCATTTAGCCAAATCTAGCTGGTCACAGTACCCGTATCTAAGTTTTGTGCAGTCAGAGGTGTCTTGACTCTGTATAGCTGGTTGAGATGCAGGTGTTTCCAGTCTATATCCCCCCCAGGCTGGGGGATTCATGCCTGAGAAGGGCCTGTCTATTCAGCAGACATCTCACTTCAATGGAGCTGGAAACACTGGAGGAAATAAACCACACCAAGGGACCTTCTAATGTGTTTCTTAACTTCTTGAAGAGAACCTGAAGTACTAGTACATCTAAAACTGCATTTCCCCATCTGATTTAATCTCCTGATCAGCTATGAGTCATAAAACAGACATTTCCTTAccactttcttcctcctctcacAGCATATGGTGCTTGCCTCACAAAAGTCCACGTGCAGCAGCTGCTTACAGTTTAACAGTAGTAACTCCAATAAACCTGTGAGGAAGATGTAACAGCCTCTGTCCTGTCTCTTCCCTCTCCTGGCTATATAAATTTTACATATTGTAGCCTCCATCTTTTTTCTAACCTAACCTGTTCTCTGCATCTTTTGCTTCCCTTGGACTACAAGACTCAACTGAGatgtaacttaaaaaaaaaaaaaaaaatcactgtttgCAACAGGAGATTTCCATGTTTCCAGTAAACACACACATTATATAACAAAAACACAGGTTCACCTTTTCTgttgttaatttaaaaatcaacaaaatccAAACCAACCAAATTCATATTTTGAAACTTAACCTAGTTGGTttgtcaaaaataaaaagatatatTTGACCTAACCCTGCCAAATAATTCAACTGACACAATATTGAGCTATAAGCATGATCCCTGATGTCTGGCTACAATTTGAAATGAGCTGGGAGCATGTGATTTTTCTTAATGGTTCACAATTCATCACATAGATTTGTATTTCAGGTAAAACTCCTAGAAGGCCCTTCAGAGGAAATTATCccccagctgaaaaaaaaatatgaagtgGATACTCTGGATTTTGTCTTCCTGGACCACTGGAAAGACAGATACACCCCAGACACCATCCTGCTTCAGGTCAGTTTGCACTATTCCAGTCTTAAAAGTAAAGCAGCAAATATCTTCATGTCTGTGAGGCCTCTATTCTTTATGAGGGACCTCATCTGAAGTAAAATGAAGACTGGCAGCCAAAATAGCAGCCTTACAAGGAAAGAGGATTTGAAGGACAGGACCCTAAAGTTTTGTTAAGGACAACTGCCAACACTACATAGCTCAGGACTCAGTGAGTACTGCTGAACCCTTGTTTCCAGAACATACGGGTGTGCAGTAGAAATCCTACCTGGAGGAGTGCACAGCCTGAACTTTGCACTCCCAGGAGTGTGTGCATGGTCACCAAGCAGAACACCTgacccaaagcccatcctgatCTTGGGAGCAGGTGAGACCTGGGACCTGCATATCCCAGCTCCACCTCTCTAATTTCCTCAGTACCCCTTTTTTTGCCTGGGTCTATTGATGAAATGGAGCCTCTTGATGAAATACTATTTTGGTAGCATGGAGTATGACTTGTCTTGGAGTCCTTACACTCCACCTAATTAATTGGCTGCAAAGCAAAAGTTAGAAGAATGCAGACTGCTCCAGCCAGGCACTTCCTAGGGGAATGCTGTTCAACTCTATGTCCAGCCCCAAATGTGTAAAAATTATGCTTATTTCTTCCCAAGCTGCCTTGACCATTGCTGTGGGTATTACAAAATAAGTTGGCTGCAACAGCAGCAGGCAGTGGCAAAGGACATCTGGATAAGAAGGTATTTTCAGGTGTTAACTGAGATTGACAGCATCTGTACTTATGAACACAGCACATACAGATGCTCTCCTAGCTGACAGAATTTTCTACAACTGCCTGCTTTTATGGAAGTGCcattttccaattattttcttcacaaataAATCCACTTTTTTGAGCCTGCCTCTCAGATTGGGAACCTGCCAAATACTTCCTGACCCCTGCCTGAGGATTACAACTATTTTATGACCCAGcctccctgttttttttttagttttaagcCCCGTTCCCCAGAAAGCTGTTTGAAAAGGAAATTTGTTTGGGGTTATGAACAGCTAGTATTGAATTTACACAGCAGTAGCTGAAGAAAATGTTCCCTCTGTACAGTTATTTTGTACTCAGAGaatgctttcttttaaactGCCTGTGTAAGGATGACTGAGCTCTTTCCACAGTGCATCCTTATCAGAACTTAGCCTTCCAACACAGCCAAAGCAAACAGACGGTTTAGTTCCATGGTAGTGGTCAGTCTGATGCAACTATGATACAAAGTTGCAAAAAAACTCCCGTGAAATTAAGAggagaaagacaaagaaaagaTCCTCAGATTTTTTCAGGTGTCATAAGCTTTCTAAAATGCATTCTCAGCAGGTATTGCAGTATGAATAGTGAATATGAATTTATTCAGatgaaatatgtatatattgGAAGTGGTCCAGACAAAAAAAGCCAGACATGAAGAGCATCTGAAATCCTGATGACCAGTGGAAAATCCAGTATGTTGTCTCTTCTAAGCCTCTGTAGGCTGTGCAATAGAAACAGACTGGAGGGTATTTGACGTCTCTAAAATAACTTCTACTGTGCTGACTGGTGTTCAGTCCCCAGAGGCAAGAGCAATAAGCTCAACAGCTTCTGCAGGACACTGATCAACAGAGCTGCTCTCATAGACTGGGAGTGACCAAAAACACCCCATGTTTTGGCTACAGCTACTGCCTGTAACCACAGGATAACAACAAGCTGATTTAACTACAGACTTTGTTTTAAAACAGCTGGTAAGCCCAGATAAGCACTTCTTCTAGACAAAAAATACCAGTAAAAATTAGGTTTGTAGATTTACTAAGGATAAACATTGCACTTGAAGTGACTACTGCAAGTTAGTTATGTCTTGTGGAAATTAATCAGAGGGATCTTCATTGTGCAAAAACCTCACTTCATGCCCAGATCCCAAACAAAATGGCAGGAAGTTGTTCaagatgaaaggaaaacaagcacAGAAAATCTTTCATTCTTTTAGCAGTTCTGGAATATGACTGAGTCTGGCCAAAGCAGTACATGCTACTCAGGTGACCCAAAGAGCTACTACAGCAGTTTAATGCCATattaaaaaagtttttaaacatGAGGCATGACAGCCAAAACAAAGCCACCTTACTGATCATGTAGACATAGCTGGAAACAAGCTGAGGAGCAAAGCACACACTTCCACTTGATTTGCTATTTCAGAATCAGCATCTAATGTTGTACtaataaacagaaaaacttAGCAAATGACCACAAAGGATCCAAGAGTTACTCAGCTTCTCCCATGTCTCTCGGACCTTCCAGACCTGTACCACAATGGGTTTTTGGATGCAGGCACTTGAGTATACCTGGTTAACATGAAAGTACATTACATTCAAGCCAATGTCTGCTTAACAGCCATTATGAAgccatttctcttctttctaGGAATGCAACTTGCTGAGGAAGGGCTCAGTTCTTCTGGCTGACAATATAATTTTCCCAGGAGCTCCAGATTTCCTTAACTATGTCCGCAAGAGCCCCCATTTCCAATGCACTAACTACCCATCTCATCTGGAATATATGCAAGTGGAAGATGCCATGGAGAAGGCTGTGTTTTTGGGATAAAGAGAGTCATTAATAATCAACTTTTGTTTCAAATTATGTAAATGCAACTGCACAGGTTAACTTGTCCATGCTCtacaggtttttttaattactattttttttattttggagctTGTAATTAAACAAGCACTAGTGATCTTTTTAGGTGAGGTAGAAACCAGAATATGGAGTAAGTTGCGTCTGTGCCATCGTTCCACATTAACACAGCAAACCCAAGGTGATGCACATTGCCTTGCCTTGACCAACACATCATCAAACAACAGTCTATCATTTTGAGCTTAACTTGAACAACCACAATTTGGGTTTAGGGTGGAGAAATACACTGCAACTTCTGAAGACTTGTGTCTCCAAGCTCAACTCATTAATCATTACCAAGAGTGACAAAAAACATTCATATTGCAAGAAAAGACCACTTCATGTGCCCTGGTTTTGCTAAATTACTAGCATGCCTCTTGATGCAGTGAAGGCTCCTATTGTGAGATCAGATACTTCTTTGCACATTTACTGCAAAAGTTAATCATCTCTATGTGAGAGAAAAGAGCACACACTGAAAGAAGGCAGACCCATGCAGTGATGAGAACAACAAAACAGTATtttgaaaacacaaacaaataaaattgtTAATCTGCCCACGGAGAGGCAGGGAAAACTGAAGTAGTAAacagattaaaataaatatagtgACAGGTAACAAAAGGAGCAGACTCCTTCCAAAAGAACACAAAACTACATAGTATTTGACCTTGATGAAATGCTGGTTTTCCCCTCATTATATTGTACATACATAGTACATGCTTTTAGGGGCAGGGCAAGCTGCTTATTCTGAAATGCTGGATATGTTTAAGATGCTGTATAGAAATAAAGTCCAGAGAGAATGGGTTCTAGCAGGTGGGTCCTGCATGCCCTGGTTACCCTCAGTGCTGTTACACCATGTGAATAGTGTGGGTTGTCACTGAGAAGATTCAAAGCCAATACAAAGTCTCTAACTCACCTGAACAATGCAGAAATCCAGTGGAATTTCCTAGCATGTCCTGCTGTGATTATATAAGGCAGCAACAATcacatttctaaataaaaagtAAGAAACAACAGAGCAAGGTATGACTTTCAGTTTTTTCCAATGAATTCTGTACTGCACGTAAGGCTTCCAGAAGTGAAACAGACACAGAAAGATCCAACAGTTGAAAATCAGAGTGAAAATCAAGGACAACCATTCTTGTCTTTCCCAGGATGAATTCTTTCAAGCCTGTTATGAGTTTCTTCCTTGTATAGCCCACCTTACCACAGTGGTCCCTCCCCTGgcctgtgtgctgcagaaaaTCCACCTCCAGGACACTACTGAGGAGCAGAGGATCACCAAAAGAAAACTAGAATGGGCTAAGGTGACAGAGTCGGTTTAGAAATGGAAACCATGGTGACCCAGCCAGGTTGTAAAGTGTGCATTtcacagggacaggagaaggCAACACTTCAAGAGTTTTCTTGACAAGGTAACTGTCATATCATGAAAGACACAAGATTTCCTGTACTGGGTGAGATTATGCAGAAGCAGCCTCAGGTGACTCTGTTGTACTCCAGATGACAGTTCTGTGTAGAGCCAGCACTGAGTTCTAACACCTCCATCTTGTACTGAAAGTCAGCGATTAGTTCTGTAACATTGCTCAGCAGCACGTCCTCTTGGTATTCAGCTCAACTCCAAGTCATTGGACCAAACTCCTTCAGGTGGTTGGAAgcaatttttgaaaaatttgcAATGCAAAATAATCTTCAAGTACACTTACTGGCATATACAATTTTGTAGGGAAAACTGGAAAATCTGGATACATACAGTGGACCAGAAAATTTGTCTGTGTATCTAAGGCCTTGACTCCAAAGAATCCTCGCTTGTGTTTAGCCCTAAACACCTCTGAACCCAACCCCTGTCACAGCAGGGCACATCACACAGGCTGATGAGCAAACCAGTCTCAGAAGGATAAGTAAGAGTAAACAGGTAGATTCTTCTTCACTTTACAAGAGAGGATCAGAATAATGGCCAAAATTACTGTTCAAGAGACTGTCAAGATTAGGAAAGGTGGGAACCCATAGAATGGATATTTCAAAAGATGCAGTAGTGAATAATGTATTTGTAATACATATGGCAAATATAACAGCCATCTTTTAGTATAAAAAGGTATTTTACTTCGTTAGAAAGCATCTCCAACATGGCAAAcagtaaaaaaaccacaatgtATGTTCTATCAGAATATTTGCAGAATTCCATATGTACAAAAAAATTTTCCACTTCACTACATTTTTGAAATGCTCTTAATTATTGGTGGCAAgggatgaaaagaaaaaagccagaCTCAGTTTGCATGACTGACAATTAGAAAAAAGGCTTTTGGGCAGTTGAGCAAATATGATCTGGAGTCACTGACACAAATGTGGAGTATCCCAGGGAAAAGAGGcacttttcaaaataaagtCACACTTTGAATtctgggagaaggaaaaggcagaCAGTGGATCTTCTAATttgaacatattttaaaaaacctacTGGGTGTTACTGCAACATCAGCCTATTGCAGTTAAAAGACACAACCTATGCTTGCACAAACTGTGTATGGAATGGTGCATGTGGAGCATGTGTTTAAGGAGAGTGGACCACTGATAGAAAGCTCCCAAGGGGAAGAACTTCCCTAAAGCAACAAACACACATCTCTGCAAATTCTCACAGCTCATGTCAGAAATGGCTGATCTCACCAAATACTGATAATTTACACCTATTCTCCAGATGACAGTTACTGTCTAGCTTGCCTTAGTGATTCAGGCAGTGCATGAGAGTGAGGTCTGGTTTCTGCCAGAGCCTCTTTGTTAACTCAAAGGGACATGATACTGTCTTTCAAAATATTGTTCAAGAAAGGAGGAGGATTTAAGAGGTAGTCAAACATAGCACTACTGACTTTTGCATAACAGCACTCATGAAAGTGATCCTTCCATCAGAATTTACTTGTCTGAATACAGAGCAGGGTACAGGAGCCACTGCCTCCTCCCACTGGCATGAAGAAGTGAAAAGCAGCTCACTGGAGAATTCTGAGCAATGAGTCAAATTAAATGCAGTGAAGGGAACATACAGAGACCTCCACAAGAGCAACAAGAAGAGAGAAACCACTGAGATCCCAACTCTCCcacccaaggtgacaccagcagggcagtgATGTGTCCTTACTTGGCTGAGCAGTCCATCAGGAATCAGTTATAACGTACCTTACAAATAACAGCTATGattgctgtgcacacacacacattgaACAGAGCACCAGAGTTTCAGTCTTTGCCTCTGTCTCTACAGCTCAGTTAATGAGATTATAAAGCACCTTCCTGTTTCAAAAGACCCCCCCATCAGCTTGTACCAGAtcctgccactgctgtgctTAAGAGACCTTTAAAGAAAGACACTGGGGAGGGGACCCCTGAGGACAGAATATTACCCTAAGACACTGCTGAAACCTGAAACAGATGAGGGCTGTGATATTTCTTGCCCGCTGTTACCAGATTAACCTTTCACCTGCAGGACTCACCACTTCTGTTTGCCCAACCTGTGATAAGCTGGAAATGAAGTCATTTTGACAGCTATAAAATGTCAGTTGTAAAAACAACATATTTGTTTTAGCTCAGTACCTTACCTACAGCATCTGCTATTCATTGCCATATTAGTGCATCCACAAAGGGAAAATAAGGTTCCTCACTGCAGTGGAAGAACGATGACACCGAGCTGCAGGATGCTAAGTCCAGGAGCCCACATCTTACCACAGCACTTGTGAAACTGAATCCTCCAGCTGCAAGAACAGATCCAGAGATGATTTTACAAAACACCTGGGGATGCATTTAAAACATCTGAAATAAGGAGGGAAGGTAAGCTGGAGATGACCTTCCAAGCTCTGTTTGCTAACATTTGCATGTAAATGAAACCTTACAGTGCTATGAATGGTACAATCAGGAATTCTCCTATGGCAAACTCTGTTACTGGCAATGATTCATCAACCTTTCACTCAGAAAAACTGACCTCCATTTTCTAAGACCTTGCAGAACATTCTGTGGAGATTAATTGGGTTTTGTCAGGCTTCATAAAGGCACGGTGGTGAATATGGTGTGTTTAGGTGTGCCAGTCACTGATCTCACAAACACAGATGAGACAGTCCTCAAGAGAATGAATATCTGTTGGTAACTGGCAGTTGCCTTATATGGGTGACTCTTCATTATgtggattttcttcccttccacaGTACCAAATGTAAGTTATTTGGCACATCTTCAAAGTAACAATTTCTTGTGTCAACGAAACCTCATACATTACTACAATTTGGTTTTCTTACACACATTTCAGAAATGTGCAATCTTTGTAAAGTTACATAGATTTTATGACTTAGTTGAGGTTAGTAACTTTCCAAATGGAAAAGATATCAGCAAGTTCTGTGCTCACAGACATGCTGGCCCTTGAACAGTGATGCAGATGTTTTTCCCACAGAAATATGtctgtatattaaaaaaaaccaaaaaactccaTGATCTACAGTCCAGGGTCATGCTACAACTCCAGCATATGGCAATGAGTAAAAAAATGTTCAGCTTTACTCATTTATAGGATATTTCAATTGCCTGTCATTACCACTGACCTTTTGCTAACACAGAGTATTGACCTGAGCTAGGGTTGAATAATCCCCTGCCACAGAAAACTGCTGCTGCAAAAGCCAAAGAATATTTGAGATACCTGATGTAACAAAAAGATAACCAATGGCACATGTATTCTTTCCAGGCATGGTTTATTGAAAACACACCAAACTGTTATCCTACATACCTGGTTTCTAACAAGCATTCTACTTGTCTGCATTATGGAAAGATCCTATCATAATAATAATACATTCTGTCACGGTAATATTTGTTCTATGAAAAGCATAAtccacctttttttcctctccatacTTGTAAAATCAAACCATTCTGTTTCAGTTTATAGTACAGTGTAAATACAATGCAAAATCCCACCAGTCTAATCTACAGAGAGAATGTTGAGCAGTTATTACAGAAAACAcattgttgatttttttaaattctcctACCATGAAAATTTTAAGGCACATGATAGTTACAAACACATTAGCTACTAATTACCAGTAAGCTTCTTAGTCtagttattttgtttttttctgaacagtAAGAACCAGATTGGCAGGCCTTGTAGTATCTGCACCATCTTCCTCCTCACCTTGGACTTCAGATCATCCTACCCTGATGTCAAACttttaacagaaaacaaaggctCATAATATCTTCCCCTTAAATGCACTAGGTTAGTTACTGTATCAGTAAATCAGAGATTTTCTCTGTCAAAGATAAGGAAACACCAGATTTTAGGGGTATCATAAAGAAATTTTGCAAAAAACTACACCTATATAAACACCTTCAAAAACTCCACCCCAACAGCACAAACCTGCTGGCTGAAAGTATTGGCACATTGTAGGTTTCACTGAGCCAGCAGCGGCTCAGCAGATGAGGCTATAACCACTCTTATGTGCCCACTTGGCTTCTGAAGCTTTGCTTGCTCAAGGGTTTGACGTGCACCTCTCTCACAGGTAGCTGAGCCCATGCTCAACCTTAAGGCAGGTAACAGAAGGTAACTCACCACCTTCAGTCTCATGAAACTGCTCTAGGAGTGAAAACTGCTTTGCCTAGCACAAGGCTTTCCTGCTAGAAAGCATTACTGAAACTGCTCCTCAGAGCTGGCGCCAACTTAGGAAACTGCTGTAACAGACATGCCACCCCTGGCTTTCTTCATGGGTCCTGACAGCAAGTCAGTTCCTAGTCCCAGGGGCATCTTGGCAACAGAGACCAGATTTGCTTTTCTGATAGAAGCACATTCAGAACCAGGTCTGAGCATGTGAGAACAGATCTGGGATAGGCAGCAGTTATGCCAGAACAGAAGACACTGAAGATTGGGACCTATGGCTGCCCAAGCTGTTCCCTAGGGAGCATTTCAAGCTGACAACACACCTAGAGTTGTATGTATGGCTATACTGCTACTTAAATTCACAACAGAACCAAAATGTCCTACAGCCTTGCCTTTTGCTCTCCTCCTTGGATTCCACAGACACACTGACTGACCTGGGAACCATAAAGCACAACTGCTGCACACTTACTTGATGCTTCTCCAGGGGAGTTGGCACAGAGTGTTTGTTCAGTGAAAATGCCTGGGAGATATGCGAGCCAACTTCGAGGAAGAAGGTTCTATAGTAATCACGTGCTGTCAGAAGTCTCCCTCGCCCCTGTGTTATCTCAGCCCTTACTGGGCCATCaaatttcctcctcctctttagCAGGAGTCTTGCAACACCATCACTTCCTTCCACAACCATCCCTCCCACTACGATTTCTGCAGGTAGAAATCTCTTCTATCCCAGCCTCTTGCAGGCAGATTCCCTCCTGTTTTCACAGTGGAGTCAACAGTAAAAGAGGAGGTCACAAACCTGAGCCCTAAAAAGCAGTGCCTGCCTTTTAGCAGGAGACTCTAGACCCTACTGCAGCATTAGTCAACACACACTGCCACTTTCCCTTCTTTACATACAGTCCCTGCTGCCAAAATACAACAATTACGGGTTCATACACCCACATTCCAGAACAGCTCAAACAGCCAGTCACACTTGAGCCAACAAGGGGAGAGGTGAGGGCAGGGGTGGGCACACATCCCACCAGTGAGCCCCTGGCCACCGACAAAAAGGACATTAAATCACTAGACCTGGTTCAAAGTACCCTGCTTTGGACCTCAGCAGGTGGGCTGATAATACAAAGTGATCGTTTCACATACAAATCATCCCCcaatctgttttctttcctcatcATCCAAATAACAGTTAGTTTGTCAAGAAGAAAAACCCCCCACAGTAGTGCTGAGGATGGGTTATTGCTACATACTTGGGAATTAGTTGTCAATGTAAGGCATGGGAAGGGTAGGGGTTTGATGTGTGATTCCCAGGGGAAGCTTTGGCCCATCAACTTGGTATCCAACTTCTTGACACACCATCCTCTGATTTTCTGCAGCAATAAACCATGCTGTCAGCTCACaactctgctggctgctgtaACACCCCcaggaaaacaaagaacagtTTGCTACGATGACCTGGGCAGCCAGTGCCATTTAACCTGATAGGGACAGTTCTGGGTGCAGTGTAAATACAAAAAAAGACTTTTGGGAGAAGTGAGATGGGGTCTGAATCTGCTTCTCCAATATCCTTAGTGTTTTTAGCCCATTAATGACACAGATGAACGTGGACTCCAACCCAGATTCTGAGTGTCCCTGTAGTGTCCCAGTAAGAGCCATGGGATACCTAGGATTGGAAGTCATGACCATAATTGGCCCCAGTCACTTCATTTGCTCCCTCCTGCAGTTTTCTCTGATAACTTCTTGCTGGCTTTGAAATATCTGCACAATAACTAAACCACAAAGTCTTAGCAGAGACTCCTTTCAACAGTCAGGTCTTTATTTTAAGTGAACTTTTTCTCAGACTCCTTTGGTAAATATATGATTTGAAGTAGATCAGGGACAGACTGACAGCATGGCCCTTCTCTTACACTGTTCTAGTCAGCTACAAAGCAGGTTCCATTGCTAATTACTGAacgtttttaaaaaaatcctttcatatACAAAAAGAATACACCAAGTACATAACCAAAAGTGATATAAAACTCTTCTGTGTAGCTTGGTTAAAAGGGTCTCCGCGTATTGGCAGAACAAGTATGAAAAGAGCACCATTGATATAATATACAGTCAGACGATGTATCTGGTTTCATTGCCACACTTTATGTCTACACAGAGAGACACTGCCCCGACACAGATAGTCACAGGTGCCTCTCTTTGCTTCCCTTGATCCGCTGAGCATCTTTGGCCCAATAGGACTCTCATGCAGATGAAATAACAAATCTTTGCTATGTTGATTTGCTCCAAGCAACTTCACCTTCCCCAGGATCCAGAAGTGACACTGCAACGTATGTGGAAGATGAGGGTCAAAAGGGAGCGTGCAAAGCAGCACACGTATCATCCAAATCACTGACAGCTTCTGGCATCAGTCTTTTTCCCTGAATCAACAAATGCTTCCCTCTCCTGCAAACTACTTTACATGGTTTTGTTAACCTATTCTCTGCAcaacaatatatatatatagatatatagacttttttatttatttatatatatgtattcaTGTCAAATTTTTAATATACTCAAGAAGATACAAAGCTCTTGGtacttgcctttttttaaagtttttttaaatttttttttacaaaaaatgtAATGGTTACTATTACAGTAATATTTTGGGGGAGGTGAGATTGTTGGATACTTCCCCTTTTTAGTTACAAAAGGAACGGCAGGCACTGAAAACCGCAAATGATGTTTGCTAGACTCAAGGATGTGCTTTCCAGTCACACCGTTTTTAGGAGCTTGTTTAAAACTAAATGTGGCAATCAAAGAACAATGGCAACCAAGTAAAATCAGCAAAAGTCCTCTCAATGCTAATGCTGAGACATTTGCTTCCTATTCTCATCTGCTGCCCTCCCTTGACCAATGCCTGGAGAAAATCAGTGATCTGAAATCATTTAGTCCCCGGCATTTCCAGATACCACATTTGCAGAGTACATTTTCTTGAGGTAAACATTCCCCTACAGAAGGCAGGCCTTGGCATCCTGgaggagagctgctgcacacaggtGATTTTCACACCACGTGAAATATGCAATCTCAAAAGCAAAGGAACACAGAAACCATGACAATGATTTTAAAATGCCAAACCAGTTCCCTTTGTGGCATTTTTCATCAGGATCTTTAGCCCAAATCAAACATGGATCCAACACTGAAAAATTTATCAAATGTAAGTGACAGACCCATCTCAAATTTATAGTGTGTTCAAAATGAGACATCCTACAAAAAAGCTCCTATTTCCTTCAATGTCTTAACAGCTATGGCAAAAGTAGTTCATCATAATCAATGCAAAAATGATACATTTAACATGTAAAAGCTCCTTATTGCAATCTTTgagaacatgaaaataaaaagccagccaactccatttcccagcacaTATTTCTGAACCAGGGACACTGAAACCTTCCATAAACTGCTTTTCAATatgtagaaataaaaacagacaTTACAGAATTCAAAAGGCAGAAGTATTGTACACCAGATTATAATGATAATATAGCACTGTGATTGATATAGCTTACTCTAAAAGCAGATTATACAGCTTGCATCAATTTTGTCATCCACTCTCCAGTTCATTTAACTAGGCGTTTAATAGTTTTTGTTCTGCATTTTCTCCCTTCATTGAAATCCAATAAACCCACTCAACATTCCTGCACCTTCTG contains the following coding sequences:
- the COMT gene encoding catechol O-methyltransferase; its protein translation is MLEISSVPLFSVFILLFILLFIVLLIRKNATAALIWNEIIREKVTNFIMNQSKEQRILNFVLQNAVRGDPHSVLDTIDKYCSQKEWAMNVGDEKGKILDKTVQEANPSVALELGTYCGYSAVRISRLLKAGARLLTVEFNPEFAAIAKQMIEFAGVQDKVKLLEGPSEEIIPQLKKKYEVDTLDFVFLDHWKDRYTPDTILLQECNLLRKGSVLLADNIIFPGAPDFLNYVRKSPHFQCTNYPSHLEYMQVEDAMEKAVFLG